A region of Bacillus cabrialesii DNA encodes the following proteins:
- the hmoB gene encoding heme-degrading oxygenase HmoB translates to MKVYMTYGTADFLKTIVKKHPSEHILLMQGQENAILIHETSGDTIFQAPHAYEVIDQVGEMKHPGFAVLNNIAVTQEGRPLFENRFKNRAGKVENEPGFEAIRVLRPLDSDTYVILTLWETERAFQDWQQSDSYKEAHKKRGTSAGIDTTSIFSRPSYVTTYFAVE, encoded by the coding sequence ATGAAGGTTTATATGACATATGGGACAGCCGATTTTTTAAAAACGATTGTGAAGAAGCATCCCTCAGAACATATCCTTTTGATGCAGGGGCAGGAAAACGCGATTTTGATTCACGAAACAAGCGGAGATACCATTTTCCAGGCGCCGCACGCTTATGAAGTCATTGACCAAGTCGGAGAGATGAAGCATCCCGGTTTCGCAGTTTTGAACAATATTGCCGTCACTCAGGAAGGTCGTCCTCTGTTTGAAAACAGATTTAAAAACAGAGCGGGAAAAGTCGAAAACGAGCCTGGCTTTGAAGCGATTCGTGTGCTCCGTCCGCTTGACAGTGACACGTATGTCATTCTGACCTTGTGGGAAACAGAAAGAGCCTTTCAAGACTGGCAGCAGTCAGATTCATACAAAGAAGCCCACAAAAAACGCGGCACGTCTGCCGGAATTGACACAACGTCGATCTTCTCCCGGCCTTCGTACGTCACCACATATTTCGCTGTCGAATAG
- a CDS encoding transglycosylase domain-containing protein produces the protein MFKIKKKKLFIPIIILVLTAFLALIGYISIIFLGHYVIDEKKLILHASSKIVDQNGDEVASLYTENREPVSINEIPKQVREAFIAVEDKRFYEHHGIDVKSVGRAVYRDILAGGKVEGGSTITQQLAKNIFLTHDKTFLRKTKEVIIAINLERDYSKDKLLEMYLNQLYFGHGVYGIQAAAHYYFNKEVKDLTVSEGAVLAAIPKAPSTYSPVLHPDKSKERRDTILGMMNDQGYISAKEAVSAQGRTLGLNVKKQSETPWFDSYIDLVIKEAEDKYSISGEQLLQGGYTIKVPLDSKLQKTAYQVMKQGSYYPGTDQNAEGSAVFINNKTGGVEAAIGGRDYTAKGYNRVTAVRQPGSTFKPLAVYGPAMQEKKFKPYSLLKDELQSYGDYTPKNYDSRYEGEVTMSDAITYSKNAPAVWTLNEIGVETGKSYLKANGIDIPDEGLALALGGLEKGVSPLQLAGAFHTFAANGMYTEPYFISSIIDEDGETIADHKEEGKRVFSKQTSWNMTRMLQQVVKKGTATSGTYHGDLAGKTGSTTYTGVSGATKDAWFAGYTPKITGAVWMGYDKTDQNHYLKGGSAYSTRLFKDILTQAGETGDVFTKPKNVKELESPIELEPVKTLKADYTFKAAGLFTIELNWDAQEDDRAVYRIYVNKDGKETLLDSVEGKGSYEIPYANLFSGASYKVVPYNTQTKREGEGTDYVQPKLFSS, from the coding sequence ATGTTTAAGATAAAGAAAAAGAAACTTTTTATACCCATCATTATTTTAGTGTTAACTGCTTTTCTCGCTTTAATAGGATATATTTCAATTATTTTTCTCGGGCATTATGTCATAGATGAAAAAAAGCTGATCCTTCACGCCTCTTCAAAAATTGTTGATCAAAACGGTGATGAGGTTGCGAGCCTGTATACAGAAAATCGCGAGCCGGTCTCGATCAATGAGATTCCGAAGCAGGTCAGAGAAGCGTTTATCGCTGTGGAGGATAAAAGGTTTTATGAGCATCACGGCATTGATGTAAAGTCTGTCGGAAGGGCGGTGTACCGCGATATTTTAGCTGGCGGAAAGGTGGAAGGCGGAAGCACGATCACCCAGCAGCTTGCCAAAAATATTTTTCTGACACACGACAAAACGTTTTTAAGAAAAACGAAAGAAGTGATCATTGCGATCAATCTTGAACGGGATTACAGCAAGGACAAGCTGCTTGAAATGTATTTGAACCAGCTTTACTTCGGACATGGGGTCTACGGCATACAAGCGGCGGCCCATTATTACTTTAATAAAGAAGTAAAAGACTTAACCGTTTCCGAAGGCGCGGTTTTGGCCGCTATTCCGAAGGCGCCTTCCACGTATTCTCCTGTTTTGCATCCTGATAAAAGCAAGGAGCGGCGTGATACGATTCTCGGCATGATGAATGACCAAGGCTACATCAGTGCGAAAGAGGCTGTCAGCGCTCAGGGGAGGACGCTCGGGCTGAACGTGAAGAAACAGTCGGAAACACCATGGTTTGACAGCTATATCGACCTTGTAATTAAAGAGGCGGAGGACAAGTACTCAATTTCCGGAGAGCAGCTGCTTCAAGGCGGATACACGATCAAGGTGCCGCTTGATTCAAAGCTTCAAAAGACGGCTTATCAAGTGATGAAACAGGGAAGCTATTATCCGGGAACAGATCAGAATGCTGAAGGAAGCGCGGTGTTTATCAATAATAAGACAGGCGGTGTGGAAGCGGCGATCGGCGGAAGAGATTACACAGCCAAAGGATATAACCGCGTCACAGCTGTCCGCCAGCCGGGTTCCACATTTAAGCCGCTTGCAGTATACGGACCGGCGATGCAGGAAAAGAAATTTAAGCCATATTCTCTATTGAAGGATGAGCTGCAATCCTACGGAGATTATACGCCGAAAAACTATGACAGCCGGTATGAGGGCGAAGTGACCATGTCTGACGCCATTACGTACAGCAAAAACGCGCCGGCTGTCTGGACGCTGAATGAGATCGGCGTCGAAACAGGAAAATCTTATTTGAAAGCAAACGGCATTGATATCCCTGATGAAGGCCTTGCCCTCGCTCTCGGCGGCTTGGAAAAAGGCGTTTCACCGCTTCAGCTTGCCGGCGCGTTTCATACGTTTGCCGCGAATGGAATGTATACTGAGCCCTACTTTATTTCCAGCATAATAGATGAAGACGGAGAAACAATAGCCGATCATAAGGAAGAAGGAAAGCGGGTTTTCAGCAAGCAGACGTCCTGGAATATGACGAGAATGCTGCAGCAGGTGGTCAAAAAGGGAACGGCAACGTCCGGCACCTATCACGGAGATTTGGCGGGGAAAACCGGTTCTACGACTTATACAGGGGTCTCCGGAGCGACAAAGGACGCCTGGTTTGCAGGCTATACGCCAAAAATAACCGGGGCTGTCTGGATGGGCTATGACAAAACGGATCAAAACCATTACTTAAAAGGCGGCAGCGCGTATTCAACAAGACTGTTTAAGGATATTTTGACACAGGCTGGAGAAACCGGTGATGTGTTTACGAAGCCTAAAAACGTCAAAGAACTCGAAAGCCCGATTGAGCTGGAGCCGGTCAAAACACTGAAAGCGGATTACACATTTAAAGCTGCTGGGCTCTTTACCATTGAATTAAATTGGGACGCTCAAGAGGATGACCGGGCTGTATACAGAATCTATGTAAACAAGGACGGCAAGGAGACACTTCTTGATTCAGTCGAAGGAAAGGGAAGTTATGAAATTCCTTATGCCAACTTGTTTTCAGGCGCTTCTTATAAAGTCGTGCCTTATAATACACAGACAAAAAGAGAAGGGGAAGGAACCGATTACGTTCAGCCTAAATTGTTTTCCTCATAA
- the hemE gene encoding uroporphyrinogen decarboxylase: MSKRETFNETFLKAARGEKADHTPVWYMRQAGRSQPEYRKLKEKYGLFEITHQPELCAYVTRLPVEQYGVDAAILYKDIMTPLPSIGVDVEIKNGIGPVIDQPIRSLADIEKLGQIDPEQDVPYVLETIKLLVNEQLNVPLIGFSGAPFTLASYMIEGGPSKNYNKTKAFMYSMPDAWNLLMSKLADMIILYVKAQIKAGAKAIQIFDSWVGALNQADYRTYIKPVMNRIFSELAEENVPLIMFGVGASHLASDWHDLPLDVVGLDWRLSIDEARSKGITKTVQGNLDPSILLAPWDVIEKKTAEILDQGMKSDSFIFNLGHGVFPDVSPEVLKKLTAFVHKYSQNKKMGQYS, encoded by the coding sequence ATGAGTAAACGAGAAACGTTTAACGAGACGTTCTTAAAAGCTGCACGGGGAGAAAAAGCGGATCACACGCCTGTATGGTATATGAGACAAGCAGGGCGCTCACAGCCGGAATACCGTAAGCTGAAGGAAAAATACGGATTGTTTGAGATCACACATCAGCCCGAACTTTGTGCGTATGTCACAAGACTGCCGGTTGAGCAATACGGAGTCGATGCTGCAATCCTATATAAAGATATCATGACTCCGCTCCCGTCAATCGGTGTGGATGTTGAAATCAAAAACGGGATCGGACCTGTGATTGATCAGCCGATCAGGTCTCTGGCGGACATTGAAAAACTCGGCCAGATTGATCCGGAACAGGACGTGCCGTACGTGCTTGAGACGATTAAACTGCTTGTCAATGAGCAGCTGAACGTCCCGCTCATCGGTTTCTCAGGTGCGCCTTTTACCCTGGCGAGCTACATGATCGAAGGCGGCCCGTCGAAAAACTACAATAAAACAAAAGCCTTCATGTACAGCATGCCGGATGCATGGAATCTGCTGATGTCCAAGCTTGCCGACATGATCATCTTGTATGTGAAAGCGCAGATTAAGGCAGGCGCAAAAGCGATTCAAATCTTTGATTCGTGGGTCGGCGCGCTGAATCAGGCAGATTACAGAACATACATCAAACCCGTGATGAACCGGATCTTTTCAGAGCTTGCGGAGGAGAATGTGCCGCTGATCATGTTTGGCGTTGGCGCAAGCCATCTGGCAAGTGACTGGCATGACCTTCCTCTCGATGTTGTCGGGCTGGATTGGAGACTCAGCATTGATGAAGCCAGATCAAAAGGCATCACCAAAACAGTGCAAGGCAACCTGGATCCGTCCATTTTGCTTGCGCCATGGGACGTCATTGAGAAGAAAACGGCGGAAATACTTGATCAAGGAATGAAATCGGACAGCTTCATTTTTAACCTGGGACACGGGGTATTTCCTGACGTCAGCCCTGAGGTTTTGAAAAAACTGACAGCATTTGTCCATAAATATTCACAAAACAAGAAAATGGGTCAATATTCCTAA
- the hemH gene encoding ferrochelatase, which yields MSRKKMGLLVMAYGTPYKEEDIERYYTHIRRGRKPEPEMLQDLKDRYEAIGGISPLAKITEEQAHKLEQHLNEIQDEITFKAYIGLKHIEPFIEDAVAEMHKDGITEAVSIVLAPHFSTFSVQSYNKRAKEEAEKLGGLTITSVESWYDEPKFVTYWVDRVKETYASMPENEKENAMLIVSAHSLPEKIKEFGDPYPDQLHESAKLIAEGAGVSEYAVGWQSEGNTPDPWLGPDVQDLTRDLFEQKGYQAFVYVPVGFVADHLEVLYDNDYECKVVTDDIGASYYRPEMPNAKPEFIDALATVVLKKLGR from the coding sequence GTGAGTAGAAAGAAAATGGGGCTTCTCGTGATGGCGTACGGCACGCCTTATAAAGAAGAAGATATCGAACGTTATTATACACATATCAGAAGAGGCAGAAAGCCTGAACCTGAAATGCTTCAAGATTTGAAAGACAGATATGAAGCGATTGGCGGCATTTCACCGCTTGCGAAAATCACAGAAGAGCAAGCGCACAAGCTTGAACAGCACTTAAATGAGATTCAGGACGAGATTACGTTTAAAGCGTATATCGGGCTGAAGCATATCGAGCCATTTATTGAAGACGCTGTGGCTGAGATGCATAAGGACGGCATTACAGAAGCAGTCAGCATTGTACTGGCACCGCATTTCTCCACGTTCAGCGTGCAGTCCTACAACAAACGTGCCAAAGAAGAGGCTGAAAAACTCGGCGGCTTAACGATTACGTCTGTTGAAAGCTGGTACGATGAACCGAAGTTCGTGACATATTGGGTTGACCGAGTGAAGGAAACATATGCGTCAATGCCTGAGAATGAAAAAGAAAACGCGATGCTTATCGTATCTGCACACAGTCTGCCGGAAAAAATCAAAGAATTTGGAGACCCGTATCCGGATCAGCTTCATGAATCCGCGAAATTGATTGCTGAAGGCGCAGGCGTTTCCGAATATGCTGTCGGCTGGCAAAGTGAAGGAAACACGCCTGATCCTTGGCTTGGTCCTGATGTACAGGATCTAACACGTGATTTATTTGAACAAAAAGGATATCAGGCATTTGTGTATGTCCCTGTCGGATTTGTCGCGGACCATTTAGAAGTGCTTTATGATAATGATTATGAATGCAAAGTGGTCACTGACGATATCGGCGCAAGCTACTACCGCCCGGAAATGCCGAATGCCAAGCCGGAATTTATTGATGCATTAGCTACAGTTGTATTAAAAAAATTAGGACGTTAA
- the hemY gene encoding protoporphyrinogen oxidase: MSDGKKHVVIIGGGITGLAAAFYMEKEIKEKNLPLELTLVEASPRVGGKIQTVKKDGYIIEKGPDSFLERKKSAPELVKDLGLEHLLVNNATGQSYVLVNRTLHPMPKGAVMGIPTKIAPFVSTGLFSLSGKARAAMDFILPASKSKDDQSLGEFFRRRVGDEVVENLIEPLLSGIYAGDIDKLSLMSTFPQFYQTEQKHRSLILGMKKTRPQGSGQQLTAKKQGQFQTLSTGLQTLVEEIEKQLKLTKVYKGTKVTKISRGGTGYSLELDNGVTLDAESVIVTAPHKAAAGMLSELPAISHLKNMHSTSVANVALGFPEGAVQMEHEGTGFVISRNSDFAITACTWTNKKWPHAAPEGKTLLRAYVGKAGDESIVDLSDNDIINIVLEDLKKVMNINGEPEMTCVTRWHESMPQYHVGHKQRVKELREALVSAYPGVYMTGASFEGVGIPDCIDQGKAAVSDALTYLFS; this comes from the coding sequence ATGAGTGACGGCAAAAAACATGTAGTCATCATCGGCGGCGGCATTACCGGTTTAGCCGCCGCCTTCTATATGGAAAAAGAAATCAAAGAAAAAAACCTGCCGCTTGAGCTGACACTTGTTGAAGCAAGTCCGAGAGTCGGCGGGAAAATCCAGACTGTCAAGAAAGACGGCTATATCATCGAAAAAGGGCCTGATTCATTTCTGGAACGGAAGAAAAGCGCTCCGGAGCTTGTCAAAGACTTAGGACTTGAACATTTACTTGTCAACAATGCGACAGGACAATCCTATGTGCTTGTAAACCGCACCCTCCATCCAATGCCGAAGGGCGCCGTGATGGGGATACCGACAAAAATTGCGCCGTTCGTTTCAACCGGCCTGTTTTCTCTGTCCGGGAAGGCGAGAGCCGCTATGGATTTCATTCTGCCTGCAAGCAAATCAAAAGACGACCAGTCATTGGGAGAATTTTTCCGCAGACGTGTCGGAGATGAAGTGGTTGAGAATTTAATCGAGCCGCTCCTGTCAGGCATCTACGCGGGCGACATTGACAAGCTCAGCCTGATGTCGACATTCCCGCAATTTTACCAGACGGAACAAAAGCACAGAAGCCTGATTCTCGGCATGAAAAAAACAAGGCCTCAAGGCTCCGGCCAGCAGCTGACGGCAAAAAAACAAGGGCAGTTTCAGACCCTGTCAACCGGTTTGCAGACCTTGGTAGAAGAGATCGAAAAGCAATTAAAGCTGACGAAGGTATACAAAGGGACAAAAGTGACAAAGATCAGCCGCGGCGGCACTGGCTACTCACTTGAGCTGGATAACGGTGTCACACTTGATGCTGAGTCAGTGATTGTGACTGCTCCGCATAAAGCGGCTGCGGGAATGCTTTCTGAGCTTCCTGCCATTTCTCATTTGAAAAATATGCATTCCACATCAGTGGCAAACGTCGCTTTGGGTTTTCCTGAAGGCGCCGTCCAAATGGAGCATGAGGGCACGGGCTTTGTTATCTCAAGAAACAGTGATTTCGCGATCACAGCCTGTACGTGGACGAACAAAAAATGGCCGCACGCAGCGCCGGAAGGCAAAACGCTGCTTCGGGCATATGTTGGAAAAGCCGGAGACGAATCCATTGTTGACCTCTCAGATAACGACATTATCAACATTGTGTTAGAAGACTTAAAGAAAGTCATGAACATAAACGGGGAGCCGGAAATGACATGTGTTACCCGCTGGCATGAAAGCATGCCGCAGTACCATGTCGGCCACAAGCAGCGCGTCAAAGAGCTGCGCGAAGCACTGGTCTCCGCATATCCGGGTGTCTACATGACAGGCGCTTCTTTTGAAGGTGTCGGAATTCCCGACTGCATCGATCAAGGAAAAGCTGCCGTGTCTGACGCGCTTACCTATTTATTCAGCTAA
- a CDS encoding TetR/AcrR family transcriptional regulator: MSIDRKKLILEAATKSFTQFGYKATTMDLVAKLANVGKGTIYTFFKNKEELFDEIFTTLLKEMKQKADEAMEPNLPFHENVHRALFAILEFRKTHQLTIKIFQENAEIGTMAVQDVIQKMEQAILSYIKNKIEDGIESGAIKPCDPELTAFVMLKLYIALIFDWEKQHPPLDKETIAELLELYVVKGLSAN; this comes from the coding sequence ATGTCAATAGATCGAAAAAAGCTTATTTTGGAGGCGGCCACAAAGTCTTTCACACAGTTCGGGTATAAAGCGACGACAATGGATCTGGTGGCAAAGCTTGCGAACGTGGGGAAGGGAACCATCTATACTTTTTTCAAAAACAAAGAAGAGCTGTTTGACGAGATTTTCACTACATTATTGAAGGAAATGAAGCAAAAAGCAGACGAAGCGATGGAGCCGAACCTTCCGTTCCATGAAAATGTGCACAGAGCGCTGTTTGCCATTCTGGAGTTCAGAAAAACACATCAGCTGACGATTAAAATTTTCCAAGAAAATGCCGAGATTGGTACAATGGCAGTTCAGGATGTGATCCAGAAAATGGAGCAAGCCATTCTGTCTTATATCAAAAATAAGATTGAAGATGGGATCGAAAGCGGTGCAATCAAGCCGTGCGACCCTGAACTGACAGCTTTTGTGATGCTGAAGCTTTATATCGCGCTCATTTTTGACTGGGAAAAACAGCATCCCCCGCTCGATAAAGAGACAATTGCGGAACTGCTTGAATTGTATGTAGTCAAAGGATTGTCAGCCAACTAG
- a CDS encoding YhgE/Pip domain-containing protein — MNTIRSQWKDIVTSKKLLIPIIAILFVPLIYSGVFLKAYWDPYGTVDQLPVVVVNQDKGATYEGEKLQIGDDLVKELKDNKNFDWHFSSDLDQSLKDLLNQKYYLVVEIPEDFSKNASTVLDKNPKKLDLKYHTNAGSNYVGATIGEKAIDKLKASVSKEVTEQYTKVIFDNFKDIAKGLSDASSGAKKIDDGTKDAKNGSAQLKENLEKLKESTATISDKTAQLADGAAQVTSGIQSLDSSLGKFQDSSNQIYDKSSKLAAGSGELTGKMNELLAGLQNVQKGTPNLTNGLDQLNSKAQEEAEKAAKAEKLINALDLTKLETAVNNLEKSETAMKEFKKQLTDFENSLKNRDQAFKNVINSSDFLTAEQKSQLINSVEKKLPQVDAPDFDQILSRLPAADQLPDIATMKSSLEDVKAEVAQVKAMPEATSKLYNGAKTIQDAIDRLTEGADKIYNGSQKLTDGQTKLTAGIGEYNKQFAKAKAGSEQLVTGSSKVSGGLLKLLDGSKQVQNGSSKLADGSASLDTGLGKLLDGTGELSNKLKDAADQTGDVDADDQTYSMFADPVKTNDDAIHSVPNYGTGLTPYILSMGLYVGGIMLTVVFPLKEASGRPRNGFEWFFSKFNVMMLVGIIQSLIVATVLLLGIGLEVESTWRFYVFTIITSLAFLAMIQFLATTMGNPGRFIAVIILVLQLGASGGTFPLELLPNFYQVIHGALPMTYSINGFRAVISNGDFGYMWQMAGVLIGIALVMIALSITYFTILSRKEETSEEQPAS, encoded by the coding sequence ATGAACACAATACGAAGTCAGTGGAAAGACATCGTAACGAGTAAAAAATTATTAATTCCCATCATAGCCATTTTGTTTGTCCCGCTTATTTACAGCGGCGTGTTCTTAAAGGCGTATTGGGACCCGTACGGCACAGTTGACCAGCTGCCTGTCGTTGTCGTCAACCAAGACAAAGGGGCAACATATGAAGGAGAAAAACTTCAAATCGGTGATGATCTGGTCAAAGAATTAAAGGATAATAAAAACTTTGATTGGCATTTTTCCAGTGATCTCGACCAATCGTTAAAGGACTTATTAAATCAAAAATACTATTTAGTTGTCGAGATTCCTGAGGATTTTTCTAAGAATGCCAGCACTGTGCTGGACAAAAATCCGAAAAAACTGGATCTGAAATACCATACAAATGCCGGTTCAAACTATGTAGGGGCGACAATCGGTGAAAAAGCGATTGATAAACTGAAAGCCTCTGTTTCTAAAGAAGTGACCGAGCAATATACGAAAGTCATTTTTGATAACTTTAAAGATATCGCTAAAGGGTTGAGCGACGCGAGCAGCGGAGCGAAAAAAATTGATGATGGCACAAAGGATGCGAAAAACGGAAGCGCCCAGCTGAAAGAAAATCTGGAGAAGCTGAAGGAAAGCACCGCCACCATCAGTGACAAAACAGCGCAGCTTGCAGATGGAGCGGCACAGGTGACAAGCGGTATCCAATCACTTGACAGCTCGCTCGGAAAATTCCAGGACAGCAGTAACCAAATTTATGATAAATCTAGTAAGCTTGCGGCAGGATCAGGCGAGCTGACAGGCAAGATGAATGAACTTCTTGCCGGACTTCAAAACGTGCAGAAGGGTACGCCTAATCTTACAAACGGGCTGGATCAGCTCAACAGTAAAGCGCAAGAAGAAGCGGAGAAAGCAGCAAAAGCGGAAAAGCTCATTAATGCGCTCGATTTAACGAAGCTTGAAACAGCTGTGAACAATCTGGAAAAGTCAGAAACTGCGATGAAGGAATTCAAAAAACAGCTGACTGACTTTGAAAACAGCTTGAAAAACCGTGATCAGGCTTTTAAAAATGTCATCAATTCGAGTGATTTCTTAACAGCGGAACAAAAAAGCCAGTTGATTAATTCTGTTGAGAAAAAGCTTCCGCAAGTTGATGCGCCTGATTTTGATCAAATCTTAAGCCGGCTTCCTGCAGCTGATCAGCTGCCTGACATTGCAACGATGAAAAGCTCGTTGGAAGATGTGAAAGCGGAGGTTGCACAGGTGAAAGCCATGCCGGAAGCTACATCTAAGCTTTATAACGGCGCAAAAACAATTCAAGATGCAATTGACAGATTAACTGAGGGAGCTGATAAGATATACAACGGTTCACAGAAGCTGACAGATGGCCAAACTAAACTGACAGCCGGTATCGGTGAATATAATAAGCAGTTCGCAAAAGCAAAAGCGGGCTCAGAGCAATTGGTGACAGGAAGCAGCAAAGTATCCGGCGGCTTGCTGAAGCTGTTAGACGGTTCTAAACAAGTCCAAAACGGATCATCAAAACTTGCAGACGGATCTGCATCACTTGATACAGGTTTAGGCAAGCTATTGGACGGCACAGGAGAGCTGTCTAATAAGCTGAAGGATGCGGCAGACCAAACAGGAGATGTCGATGCTGACGATCAAACATACAGCATGTTTGCCGATCCAGTCAAAACTAATGATGACGCCATTCATTCGGTGCCTAACTACGGAACAGGGCTGACACCTTATATTCTGTCAATGGGCTTGTATGTCGGCGGTATCATGCTGACGGTTGTCTTCCCGCTGAAGGAAGCGTCAGGACGTCCGAGAAACGGTTTTGAGTGGTTCTTCAGCAAGTTCAATGTCATGATGCTCGTTGGAATCATTCAATCGCTGATTGTGGCGACGGTTCTTCTTCTGGGAATTGGTCTCGAGGTTGAGAGCACGTGGAGATTTTACGTGTTTACGATCATTACGAGTCTCGCTTTCCTGGCGATGATTCAATTTTTGGCCACAACGATGGGCAACCCGGGACGATTTATCGCAGTCATTATTTTAGTGCTGCAACTGGGAGCGAGCGGAGGAACCTTCCCGCTTGAATTGCTTCCGAATTTCTATCAAGTCATCCACGGCGCATTGCCGATGACCTACAGCATTAACGGATTCAGAGCGGTCATTTCAAACGGAGACTTTGGCTACATGTGGCAAATGGCCGGCGTTTTAATCGGCATTGCCCTCGTTATGATTGCGCTCAGCATTACTTACTTTACGATTTTAAGCCGGAAGGAAGAAACATCAGAAGAACAGCCGGCTTCATAA
- the fabHB gene encoding beta-ketoacyl-ACP synthase III FabHB: MSKAKITAIGTYAPSRRLTNADLEKIVDTSDEWIVQRTGMRERRIADEQQFTSDLCIEAVKDLNKRYEGTLDDVDMILVATTTSDYAFPSTACRVQEYFGWENTGALDINATCAGLTYGLHLANGLITSGLHQKILVIAGETLSKVTDYTDRTTCVLFGDAAGALLVERDEETPGFLASVQGTSGNSGDILYRAGLRNELNGVQLAGSGKMVQNGREVYKWAARTVPREFERLLQQAGLTSGELDWFVPHSANLRMIESICEKTPFPIEKTLTSVEYYGNTSSVSIVLALDLAVKAGKLKKDQTVMLFGFGGGLTYTGLLVKWGM; the protein is encoded by the coding sequence ATGTCAAAAGCAAAAATTACAGCTATCGGCACCTATGCGCCGAGCAGACGCTTAACAAATGCAGATTTAGAAAAGATCGTTGATACGTCGGATGAATGGATCGTTCAGCGTACAGGAATGAGAGAGCGCCGGATTGCGGATGAACAGCAGTTTACCTCTGATTTATGCATAGAAGCGGTGAAGGATCTCAACAAACGTTATGAAGGCACTCTTGATGACGTTGATATGATTCTCGTTGCCACAACAACATCCGATTACGCCTTCCCAAGTACGGCATGCCGTGTGCAGGAATATTTCGGCTGGGAAAACACCGGCGCGCTGGATATTAATGCGACATGCGCCGGGCTGACATACGGCCTTCATTTGGCAAACGGATTGATCACATCCGGCCTTCATCAAAAAATTCTCGTCATCGCCGGAGAGACACTATCAAAAGTAACAGATTATACTGATCGAACGACATGCGTTCTGTTTGGCGACGCTGCGGGTGCGCTGTTAGTGGAACGAGATGAAGAGACACCTGGATTTCTTGCGTCTGTCCAAGGAACAAGCGGGAACAGCGGAGATATTTTATACCGCGCCGGACTTCGGAATGAACTAAACGGGGTGCAGCTTGCCGGCTCCGGTAAAATGGTCCAAAACGGACGCGAAGTGTATAAATGGGCAGCGAGAACCGTCCCCCGCGAATTTGAACGCCTTTTACAGCAGGCAGGGCTGACAAGCGGCGAGCTCGATTGGTTTGTCCCTCACAGCGCCAACTTGCGCATGATCGAATCGATTTGTGAAAAAACACCGTTCCCGATCGAAAAAACGCTCACCAGTGTCGAATACTATGGCAACACGTCCTCTGTTTCGATTGTTTTGGCGCTAGATCTCGCAGTGAAAGCCGGGAAGCTGAAAAAAGATCAAACTGTGATGCTTTTCGGATTTGGCGGCGGTTTAACCTATACAGGATTGCTTGTCAAATGGGGAATGTAA
- a CDS encoding YhfC family intramembrane metalloprotease, whose protein sequence is MVSQEAVVSMAVSGAIAFLLPIGLIVWFKRKYGASLKAFFIGALTFFVFAQLLEGGVHVYVLQVNEMTKEAMRNPLWYGIYGCLMAGIFEECGRYIMMRLFLKRHHAWSDGLAFGTGHGGLEAIIITGLSSISLIVYAFAINSGTFEQLLINDDMKQALLPIQEQLLHTPSYEWLLGGIERISAIAVQIGLSLVVLYAVKSRRPLFLLYSILLHALFNLPAVLYQKRIIEHVAAVEIIVALLAAVSVYWIIKAKRLFQ, encoded by the coding sequence ATGGTCAGTCAAGAAGCGGTAGTTTCTATGGCGGTATCTGGGGCTATTGCGTTTTTGTTGCCGATCGGGCTGATTGTATGGTTTAAGCGTAAGTATGGCGCCTCGCTTAAAGCGTTCTTTATTGGCGCTCTCACGTTTTTTGTCTTTGCCCAGCTGCTGGAGGGCGGCGTTCATGTTTATGTACTGCAAGTGAATGAAATGACAAAAGAAGCAATGCGAAATCCATTGTGGTATGGCATTTACGGCTGCTTGATGGCCGGTATTTTTGAGGAGTGCGGAAGGTATATCATGATGAGACTTTTTTTGAAGCGCCATCATGCTTGGTCGGATGGCTTGGCGTTCGGAACGGGCCATGGAGGGCTTGAGGCTATCATCATTACAGGCTTGTCCTCTATCTCGCTTATTGTATACGCGTTTGCGATCAATAGCGGAACGTTTGAACAGCTTTTGATCAATGATGACATGAAACAGGCGCTTTTGCCGATTCAGGAGCAGCTGCTGCATACTCCTTCGTATGAATGGCTGCTGGGCGGCATAGAAAGAATCAGTGCGATTGCTGTCCAGATCGGGCTGTCTCTAGTTGTCCTGTATGCGGTTAAAAGCCGCCGGCCGCTGTTTTTGCTGTATTCTATTCTTTTACATGCGCTCTTTAATTTACCGGCGGTTTTATACCAAAAAAGAATCATAGAACATGTTGCTGCTGTTGAAATCATTGTTGCTTTACTAGCGGCCGTATCAGTTTATTGGATTATAAAAGCAAAAAGATTGTTTCAATAA